A portion of the Nitratidesulfovibrio termitidis HI1 genome contains these proteins:
- a CDS encoding anthranilate synthase component I family protein encodes MEMPEMPAQAEMPDQAEAPETAQAPQTPEVTQTQANGCACVTNGSGDDIPPLPEGGEIVLRQTGRWLEADVDTPISVFLGMVGSGQGILLESAEVDGRWGRYSVIAFNFLLRLGCRDGKLEVAVRDPRLAPLRRFDGMGFIEGTRAVMRALRIEPDGAFADQPPITRALYGYFGYGVSGLFEPKLAKVLPPSSAEACLALPGTVVVFDHLYNRLCQLSLTDLPGARVDRSQVDRTPEPPEVGPVVNVPEQAVYTRAVARVKDMIREGEAIQVVLSTRFQASFSGDPFTLYRRLRRINPSPYMFFMRLPGVSLLGSSPEVMVRCRADKLQVSPIAGTRPRGTDDAHDAALAQELLEDPKERAEHVMLVDLGRNDLGRIAAPGTVQVERFMDVEKFSHVMHLTSRVTAQIEPGRDALDVLAATFPAGTVSGAPKVRAMEIISEAEGLARGPYAGAIGWLGLDRGSVNLDTGITIRSLWVRDGQVHWQAGAGIVFDSVPEMEWKECNNKTAVIRAAVTGGEYVPVNR; translated from the coding sequence ATGGAAATGCCCGAAATGCCCGCACAGGCTGAAATGCCCGATCAGGCGGAAGCCCCCGAAACGGCACAGGCCCCCCAGACGCCGGAAGTCACGCAGACCCAGGCCAACGGCTGCGCTTGCGTCACCAACGGTTCCGGGGACGACATTCCCCCGCTGCCCGAAGGCGGCGAGATCGTGCTGCGCCAGACCGGTCGCTGGCTGGAGGCCGATGTGGACACCCCCATCAGCGTGTTCCTGGGCATGGTGGGGTCCGGGCAGGGCATTCTGCTGGAAAGTGCCGAAGTGGACGGCCGTTGGGGCCGGTACAGCGTCATCGCCTTCAACTTCCTGCTGCGTCTTGGCTGCCGCGACGGCAAGCTGGAAGTAGCCGTGCGCGACCCGCGCCTTGCCCCGCTGCGCCGGTTCGACGGCATGGGCTTCATCGAGGGCACCCGCGCGGTGATGCGCGCCCTGCGCATCGAACCGGACGGTGCCTTTGCCGACCAGCCCCCCATCACCCGCGCCCTGTACGGCTATTTCGGCTACGGCGTGTCCGGGCTGTTCGAACCCAAGCTGGCCAAGGTGCTGCCGCCGTCGTCGGCGGAAGCCTGCCTGGCCCTGCCCGGCACCGTGGTGGTGTTCGACCACCTGTACAACCGGCTGTGCCAGCTTTCGCTCACCGACCTGCCCGGCGCCAGGGTGGACCGCAGCCAGGTGGACCGCACGCCGGAACCGCCGGAAGTCGGCCCCGTGGTCAACGTGCCGGAACAGGCCGTGTACACCCGCGCCGTGGCCCGGGTGAAGGACATGATCCGCGAGGGCGAGGCCATTCAGGTGGTGCTGTCCACCCGTTTCCAGGCATCGTTCAGCGGCGACCCGTTCACGCTGTACCGCCGTCTGCGCCGCATCAACCCGTCGCCGTACATGTTCTTCATGCGCCTGCCCGGCGTTTCGCTGCTGGGGTCGTCGCCGGAGGTCATGGTGCGCTGCCGGGCGGACAAGTTGCAGGTCAGCCCCATCGCGGGCACCCGCCCGCGCGGCACGGACGACGCCCACGACGCCGCCTTGGCCCAGGAACTGCTGGAAGACCCCAAGGAACGCGCCGAGCACGTCATGCTGGTGGACCTTGGCCGCAACGACCTTGGCCGCATTGCCGCGCCGGGCACCGTGCAGGTGGAGCGGTTCATGGACGTGGAAAAGTTCTCGCACGTCATGCACCTGACCTCGCGCGTCACCGCGCAGATCGAACCGGGCCGCGACGCGCTGGACGTGCTGGCCGCCACCTTCCCGGCGGGCACCGTCAGCGGCGCGCCCAAGGTGCGGGCCATGGAAATCATCTCCGAGGCGGAAGGCCTGGCGCGCGGCCCCTACGCGGGCGCCATCGGCTGGCTGGGGCTGGACCGGGGCAGCGTGAACCTGGACACCGGCATCACCATCCGCTCGCTGTGGGTGCGCGACGGGCAGGTGCACTGGCAGGCCGGCGCAGGCATCGTGTTCGATTCCGTGCCCGAAATGGAATGGAAGGAATGCAACAACAAGACCGCCGTCATCCGCGCCGCCGTCACCGGAGGGGAATATGTTCCTGTTAATCGATAA
- the pheA gene encoding prephenate dehydratase, whose product MSLTDDKDPNWRGDDAAANTLEGTDHGATSPSADPEAALAGRLGQIRHEIDGLDSDLLDLLNRRASLSLEVGRIKADDAGIVFKPFREREVLENLMSANGGPLPNEHLRSIWREILSSSRSLQRPQKVAYLGPEGTFSYFAGVEFLGKAVEYMPQKDLDGVFRAVHDRQCELGVVPLENSLHGTVGQSLDLFLSHEVFIQSELFCRISHCLLTTETSLADVTTVYSHPQPLAQCGGWLRQALPGARIIPADSTASAARRVVGEKGAAAIGHRSLASLLGLNILARGIEDQPDNWTRFVVIGPAPAGQPGTDKTSMLFSVPDRPGALAEVLNLLAREGINMKKLESRPLRGEKWKYVFFVDVECDLGNEDYGRVVHELRRLCHTLRILGSYPAGPQLDMSGD is encoded by the coding sequence ATGAGCCTCACCGACGACAAGGACCCCAATTGGCGAGGGGATGACGCTGCCGCCAATACCCTCGAAGGCACGGACCACGGCGCAACCTCGCCGTCTGCCGACCCGGAAGCCGCCCTGGCCGGGCGCCTCGGGCAGATACGCCACGAGATCGACGGGCTGGATTCCGACCTGCTGGACCTGCTGAACCGCCGCGCCTCGCTGAGTCTGGAAGTGGGGCGCATCAAGGCCGACGACGCGGGCATCGTGTTCAAGCCCTTCCGCGAGCGCGAGGTGCTGGAAAATCTCATGTCTGCCAACGGCGGGCCGCTGCCCAACGAGCACCTGCGCTCCATCTGGCGCGAGATTCTGTCCTCCTCGCGCAGCCTGCAACGGCCGCAGAAGGTGGCCTACCTCGGCCCCGAGGGCACCTTTTCGTACTTCGCAGGGGTTGAATTTCTGGGCAAGGCCGTGGAATACATGCCGCAGAAGGATCTGGACGGGGTATTCCGCGCCGTGCACGACCGGCAGTGCGAGCTTGGCGTGGTGCCGCTGGAAAATTCGCTGCACGGCACCGTGGGCCAGAGTCTGGACCTGTTCCTGTCGCACGAGGTATTCATCCAGTCCGAGCTGTTCTGCCGCATCAGCCACTGCCTGCTGACCACGGAGACAAGTCTGGCCGACGTGACCACGGTGTACTCGCACCCGCAGCCGCTGGCCCAATGCGGCGGCTGGCTGCGTCAGGCCCTGCCGGGCGCGCGGATCATTCCGGCGGATTCCACCGCCTCGGCGGCGCGCCGGGTGGTGGGCGAGAAGGGCGCGGCGGCCATCGGGCACCGCAGTCTGGCATCGCTGCTGGGGCTGAACATCCTGGCGCGCGGCATAGAGGACCAGCCGGACAACTGGACGCGCTTCGTGGTCATCGGTCCCGCCCCGGCGGGGCAGCCGGGCACGGACAAGACCTCCATGCTGTTCTCGGTGCCGGACAGGCCCGGCGCACTGGCAGAGGTGCTGAATTTGCTGGCCCGCGAAGGCATCAACATGAAGAAGCTGGAGTCGCGGCCCCTGCGTGGCGAAAAGTGGAAGTACGTATTCTTCGTGGATGTGGAATGCGACCTTGGCAACGAGGACTATGGCCGGGTGGTGCACGAGCTGCGCAGGCTGTGTCATACGTTGCGCATCCTCGGGAGTTATCCGGCGGGGCCGCAGCTGGACATGAGCGGTGATTGA
- a CDS encoding prephenate dehydrogenase, producing the protein MNAVKIALVGAGGRMGRLFADRLSAAGYAVGGVDRPLTQDALRHAVDGAAAVLLCVPVETMDEVLRQVAPLLNGMQVLADITSVKVRPMQVMEHHYAGPVVGTHPLFGPVPPAGAPAENLRVAVTPGEGAHEADVALIERVFADMGCVPFRTTADEHDEAAACIQGLNFITSVAYLATLAHRDELTPFITPSFRRRLDAARKMLTEDASLFEGMFEANPHSQTAVRSYLSFLNFAAAGDVDVLVDRAQWWWRSHTERGGVRPS; encoded by the coding sequence ATGAACGCAGTGAAAATCGCGCTGGTCGGCGCGGGGGGCCGCATGGGCCGCCTGTTCGCCGACAGGCTCTCCGCCGCAGGATACGCGGTGGGGGGCGTGGACCGTCCGCTGACGCAGGATGCCTTGCGTCATGCCGTGGACGGTGCCGCCGCCGTGCTGCTGTGCGTGCCCGTGGAAACCATGGACGAGGTGCTGCGTCAGGTGGCCCCGCTGCTGAACGGCATGCAGGTGCTGGCGGACATCACTTCCGTCAAGGTGCGCCCCATGCAGGTCATGGAGCACCACTATGCGGGCCCCGTGGTGGGCACCCACCCGCTGTTCGGCCCGGTACCCCCGGCGGGTGCCCCTGCCGAGAACCTGCGCGTGGCCGTGACCCCCGGCGAAGGTGCGCACGAGGCGGATGTGGCGCTTATCGAGCGCGTGTTCGCCGACATGGGCTGCGTGCCCTTCCGCACCACTGCGGACGAGCACGACGAGGCCGCCGCCTGCATCCAGGGCCTGAACTTCATCACCAGCGTTGCCTACCTTGCCACGCTGGCCCACCGCGACGAGCTTACCCCCTTCATCACCCCCTCGTTCCGCCGCCGCCTCGACGCGGCGCGCAAGATGCTCACGGAAGATGCATCCCTCTTCGAAGGCATGTTCGAAGCCAATCCCCACAGCCAGACCGCTGTCCGCAGCTACCTGTCGTTCCTCAACTTCGCCGCCGCCGGCGATGTGGACGTGCTGGTTGATCGCGCCCAGTGGTGGTGGCGTTCGCACACCGAAAGGGGAGGAGTGCGTCCGTCATAG
- a CDS encoding anthranilate synthase component II encodes MFLLIDNYDSFTFNLVQAFYGLGLKPVVVRNDDPAVPAMAEDPKLSMVCISPGPSHPRNAGFCLDFLSRLPHTVPVLGVCLGHQVLGLFAGATVDVGPRIMHGKTSDITHDGQGLFHGVPSPMQVGRYHSLIVHAEERPDLLAVTARAPEGEVMALRYTDRPWVGVQFHPESVLTPDGVRMLANFPAQVAGK; translated from the coding sequence ATGTTCCTGTTAATCGATAACTACGACTCGTTCACCTTCAATCTGGTGCAGGCGTTCTACGGCCTTGGGCTGAAGCCGGTGGTGGTCCGCAACGACGATCCCGCCGTGCCCGCCATGGCCGAAGACCCGAAGCTTTCGATGGTGTGCATCTCGCCAGGCCCCAGCCACCCGCGCAACGCGGGCTTCTGCCTCGATTTCCTGTCGCGTCTGCCGCACACCGTGCCCGTGCTGGGCGTGTGCCTGGGCCATCAGGTGCTGGGCCTGTTCGCCGGGGCCACCGTGGATGTGGGCCCGCGCATCATGCACGGCAAGACCTCGGACATTACCCACGACGGGCAGGGTCTGTTCCACGGCGTGCCCAGCCCCATGCAGGTGGGCCGCTACCACTCGCTCATCGTGCATGCCGAGGAACGCCCCGACCTGCTGGCCGTCACCGCCCGCGCCCCCGAGGGCGAGGTGATGGCCCTGCGCTACACCGACCGGCCCTGGGTGGGCGTGCAGTTCCACCCCGAATCCGTGCTGACCCCCGACGGCGTGCGCATGCTCGCCAACTTTCCCGCCCAGGTGGCGGGGAAGTAG
- a CDS encoding 3-dehydroquinate synthase II family protein: protein MRTILFKSVPFDKGLVTLALESGVDGIIVPRAQVDSVAALARCRVLADEDVAIIALSAKADEEDAAARLARGETVVLARGWEIIPVENLLAQSDDVAVEVADLAEARLAAGILERGVASVVVLPEGAGELKSIVADLKLSQGCVDLATAVVTAVENVGLGHRVCVDTMSMLRRGQGMLVGNSSAFTFLVHAETEHNEYVAARPFRINAGAVHAYAQMPGDRTTYLEELRAGDEVLIVSADGSTTVATVGRLKVEARPMLLVRARVGDVEGAVFLQNAETIRLTRPDGAPVSVVSLKEGDQILCRTDCAGRHFGMRIKEDIKEC, encoded by the coding sequence ATGCGGACCATTCTTTTCAAGAGCGTGCCTTTCGACAAGGGCCTGGTGACCCTGGCGCTGGAATCGGGCGTGGACGGCATCATCGTGCCGCGCGCGCAGGTGGATTCTGTGGCGGCGCTGGCCCGGTGCCGGGTGCTGGCCGACGAGGATGTGGCGATCATCGCGTTGTCGGCCAAGGCCGACGAAGAGGACGCCGCCGCGCGTCTGGCGCGGGGCGAAACCGTGGTGCTGGCGCGCGGGTGGGAGATCATTCCGGTGGAGAATCTGTTGGCTCAGTCCGACGACGTGGCCGTGGAAGTGGCCGACCTTGCCGAGGCGCGCCTTGCGGCGGGCATCCTGGAGCGCGGCGTGGCCAGCGTGGTGGTGCTGCCCGAAGGCGCTGGCGAGTTGAAGTCCATCGTGGCCGACCTCAAGCTGTCGCAGGGCTGCGTGGACCTGGCTACCGCCGTGGTCACGGCGGTGGAGAACGTGGGCCTTGGCCACCGGGTATGCGTGGACACCATGTCCATGTTGCGCCGGGGGCAGGGCATGCTGGTGGGCAATTCCAGCGCGTTCACCTTTCTGGTGCATGCCGAGACGGAGCACAACGAATACGTGGCCGCACGTCCGTTCCGCATCAATGCCGGGGCCGTGCACGCCTACGCCCAGATGCCCGGCGACAGGACCACCTATCTTGAGGAACTGCGTGCGGGCGACGAGGTGCTCATCGTCAGTGCCGACGGTTCCACCACCGTGGCCACCGTGGGCAGGCTGAAGGTGGAGGCGCGGCCCATGCTGCTGGTGCGCGCCCGGGTGGGCGACGTGGAGGGCGCGGTGTTCCTGCAGAATGCGGAAACCATCCGCCTGACCCGCCCCGACGGCGCCCCGGTGAGCGTGGTGAGCCTGAAGGAAGGCGACCAGATCCTGTGCCGCACCGATTGCGCGGGCCGCCACTTCGGCATGCGCATCAAGGAGGACATCAAGGAATGCTGA
- a CDS encoding 3-phosphoshikimate 1-carboxyvinyltransferase: METKRETVTVAAPPSKSVSHRMLIGAALAAGDSVVEHVLESRDIERTADILRAAGARIERQGDGRFAVSGVAGTPAGGFDAPVSCDVHESGTTCRLLTAVLAAGKGMFRIHGAPRMHERPIGELVDVLRDRGVRVTYEGREGCPPLLIDSDGMSGGSAAIGLGESSQYLSGLLLAAPLTSGLTIEVSGDKVVSWPYVALTLQALEDFGIGFRVETRETPRGKWQADDWRTLREVRPGLVRFVVSPGVYRAGNYRVEGDWSNASYFLAAGAVGPRPVRVAGLRVDSLQGDRAMLDILGRMGARFERADNGVVVAPSSLTGVEVDMGHCPDLVPTVAATAAFAQGVTTIRNVAHLRIKECDRLSAPAAELRKAGVRVEELDDGLVVYGSLRSGGPAPAPASGNDEKVMPFLSYGDHRMAMSLALLGFAGVQVALDDPACVAKSFPHFWNEWEKVRA, translated from the coding sequence ATGGAAACCAAACGGGAAACCGTGACCGTGGCGGCACCGCCGTCCAAGTCGGTGTCGCACCGCATGCTGATCGGGGCGGCGCTGGCCGCGGGTGATTCGGTGGTGGAGCACGTGCTGGAAAGCCGCGACATCGAGCGCACGGCAGACATCCTGCGTGCGGCGGGCGCGCGCATCGAGCGCCAGGGCGACGGCAGGTTCGCGGTGTCCGGCGTGGCGGGCACGCCTGCGGGCGGGTTCGACGCGCCGGTATCGTGCGACGTGCACGAATCGGGCACCACCTGCCGCCTGCTGACGGCGGTGCTGGCGGCGGGCAAGGGGATGTTCCGCATCCACGGCGCGCCGCGCATGCACGAACGGCCCATCGGCGAACTGGTGGACGTGCTGCGCGACCGCGGGGTGCGCGTGACCTACGAAGGTCGCGAAGGCTGCCCGCCCCTGCTCATCGATTCCGACGGCATGTCCGGCGGTTCGGCCGCCATCGGCCTTGGCGAATCCAGCCAGTATCTGTCGGGGCTGCTGCTGGCCGCGCCGCTTACCAGCGGGCTGACCATAGAGGTTTCCGGCGACAAGGTGGTGTCGTGGCCGTACGTGGCCCTGACCCTGCAAGCCCTGGAAGACTTTGGCATCGGCTTTCGCGTGGAAACGCGCGAAACCCCGCGCGGCAAGTGGCAGGCCGACGACTGGCGCACCCTGCGCGAAGTCCGGCCCGGTCTGGTGCGTTTCGTGGTGTCGCCGGGGGTGTACCGCGCGGGCAATTACCGGGTGGAGGGCGACTGGTCCAACGCCTCGTACTTCCTGGCTGCGGGGGCCGTGGGTCCGCGCCCGGTGCGCGTGGCAGGCTTGCGGGTGGATTCGTTGCAGGGCGACCGGGCCATGCTGGACATCTTGGGCCGCATGGGCGCTCGCTTCGAGCGGGCCGACAACGGCGTGGTGGTGGCCCCTTCCAGCCTGACCGGCGTGGAAGTGGACATGGGCCACTGCCCGGACCTGGTGCCCACGGTGGCGGCCACGGCGGCCTTTGCCCAGGGCGTGACCACCATCCGCAACGTGGCGCACCTGCGCATCAAGGAATGCGACCGGTTGTCCGCCCCGGCGGCGGAACTGCGCAAGGCCGGGGTGCGGGTGGAAGAACTGGACGACGGCCTCGTCGTGTACGGTTCGCTGCGCAGCGGCGGTCCCGCACCGGCGCCAGCCTCGGGTAATGACGAAAAAGTGATGCCATTTTTGTCATACGGCGACCATCGCATGGCCATGAGTCTTGCGCTTCTGGGGTTTGCCGGGGTACAGGTGGCTTTGGACGACCCTGCCTGCGTGGCAAAGTCGTTCCCGCATTTCTGGAACGAGTGGGAAAAGGTACGCGCATGA